One Amia ocellicauda isolate fAmiCal2 chromosome 13, fAmiCal2.hap1, whole genome shotgun sequence genomic window, gtattattaattttctACTGCATGACACATGACACAAATTCAGTTCGGTTAAGCAACTAAAGATGGTTAGCCTTCAGTACCTGGGGTTTTAAAACTTAAGACTTGTCCGTTGACCTGAAGTCACCTCCAGCTGTGGGACTGCTAGAAAACCATCCCCATATATTATTAGCCCAAACCCAAGTCCGGTACTGATGGATTGACTACGCCACCTCTGATACATCACAGATACCATCCTGACTTCTCAGACCTTGGGAACATTCATCAGTCACAGAGGCTGTCGCTACCCCTGCAATGAAAGCAATCCCAATCCCCAGCCCAGCCCGGAGACTCACCTTGGACACTCTGAGACAAGCCCAAGGTCTTCTGGACGTTCCTGCAGATGGTCGCCAGGCAGAACTGGAAGGCCTCGTCGCAGTCGTGCTTGTCCTTGCCGCAGGTGTCATAGCAGCGGTCGTGCTGGTTGCAGCACTTGGTCATGGAGGGGATGCCGATGTCAAACTGAAATGACAGTAAGGTTGGATCACGCGGCAGGGTCTAGACAAAGAAACAGGCTTCCCTCCTCTTGCATGGCAATCGATCTGCCTGCTtatgcacacaacacacaaaatgtCAGGTGTGTCTGAGTCTCCATCTCTGGAGTGTGGCTATTGATGGGTCAGTTAAATGGGTTCCCAAGCATTTAGAGGAACTTCATATTTTTATTCAGCAGGGAAAACGACTGAAATGAGTGAAGTTTCCAAAACATCAACATTGATCTGTCAGCTTCTATCATTATGGAGCCAAATTAAGGACTCCCACACTGTAATGCTGCGATTACTGTAGTGCCATACATCTGGCTAAACACATTATGTGCTTTGGTTTCTGCAGCTCATGAATTCCTTGtgcagtaatagtaataatacaaatgctgataataataaaaatggtttACATGAACTCCAAACAGGGGGGATCCACATCCGTTGGGTGGGGGTGGTTTGTAGCCATGGCGGGGAACTGGTTTATACCCTGCACAAGAAAATCACATCAAATACAAGCCTATAAACAAGCTGTCAAAAGAGAATAACAGAACAGTGTTGatgggtgttttttttacagtagCTACAACCATTAATGTCAATCAGCAATCGTATCATAAGTACGACAATACATTGCGTAGCCTGGATACACCAACAACTTTGAAACCACATTAAGATGGATagtaggtgagtgtgtgtgtgtgtttaacatCTTCATGAGCAACGGTGACTGTGCCTGTAGGATATATTGGTGCAAATTTTCATGACTTTCAAGTACAACACATTCAAGAGAAACCTGAAACAATGAAAAACCTCAAAATCTGCTGCTATTCAAAGGCCATCAGTTAAATGAATAACCTCCACCCCCTCATTGTCCAATTTCCTGTTTACATTGCCGCTGCCTGCGCTCGTCCTCCAAACCAGAAACCTGTCCTGACAGCAGATGACACGTCAGCCTGTGCATCAATCACGTTTGACAGGCTGTCAGTGTCATCTCCTCCATTGCTGCATCTCAATCCGCAATCCAAAGCAACcagaaactgaagagaaacagTTTCACTCCGTGAGAAAAGTCCCCTGTCCACTTGAACGTGTGCACTGGCTGCGTTAAAAGTGACTCTATGTTTCACATTTAGTGGGCAGACTGCAACTGTGAGACTCTTCTCAGGGAGAGGGACTGCGAAGCGAAACTAACACTGTGCTGCGTCGTTGTGGTGCAGCTGTCcccagttctgcgcagatctgcagcatCCCAGCCATCCCGATTGGCCGAgccgcgcagagctgcggacgcctgcgctacacgaacgcaaCAATGTATCGGAGTCTTTGAAAGGCTCTACCGTCGCTGCAGCTGTAGTGGCACAGCCCGTCCTCGCCCCCGAACAGGTCCAGCGCCGCGTTCAGGTAGGTGTCGATCTTGTGGACGCCGTTCCGGATGGTCTTGAGCGTCAGGCGCCAGTCCGGGGTCTGCGGGTCGCGGGGGGCTGCCTGGCAGGAGCACAGGACCACCCCGGCGGACAGCAGCAGCGCCACGCAGACGCCCCGCATGTCAGTCGCCCAGCTAGCGCAGGTTACTCCAAATCAGGCGACGGTTTATTGCAACTGCACATTCGGGAGACGAGCGCCCTCCCCCATGTTGAACAAATGCTGTCGATCGTCACATCGTCTAGACGGCCGACTGAGTCCGTGTGCGGGGTGTCCGTCCGCCGGAGAAGGAAGTCTGTCCGCGGTGTGTTGACGGCCCGTCCTTCCTGTTCCGGGGTGTCTGTGTCCCGCAGGCTGACGTGTCCTCTGCTGTCCCGTGGGCTGCACAGTCCAAAGTGCCAACCCGGCGGCGTCGTGAAGGGTCTTGCGACATGTCTCCAGACAGCGCATCACGACGGCGCGCAGGGCTGCGTTGCTCTGCGCCTTCATCATTTCACAGTCTGGGGCTCATGTTGCTTTTGCTTGCATGTGTTCAGAGCTCACCTGTCCCCACAGGTAGAAAGAATGCAGGGCGAGGATGACCAGTGACCGCCCCTGGAGGGGAGCCGGGTACTGACAGGGTTACTGGGTGGCATGGAAGCTGCTGCCACCCTGGCCTACCCAGCAAGGTCTGGCAGAGAAATACCAAGAACCACAGATCAATTAAACACCATTGAATAGAGTAACAGGTTTTTAAACAATAACGCTTTATCGACACAAAAACAGGGTTTGACACAAAGTGGCTGTTGAGGAGGGAAAGGAGAGCCACTAAATTAACCAAATAAACACAACTTAAACTCCCAGTTTACACCCaaataatgcacacacacacaaacgtattAGTAATAAGTAAAAAATCTctccaaacaaaaatatacaaataattacaataaaataaaaacacacctgAAAAATACAAGTTTGGTATAGCCTTGACGTTCCCCACCCTTTTATATAAATGGTAATGTAAATGCGACCTATGAATGATGCCACGGGATAATGTACACAACAGCAATTGTACCAATCAGTGGGGGAAC contains:
- the pla2g12a gene encoding group XIIA secretory phospholipase A2 → MRGVCVALLLSAGVVLCSCQAAPRDPQTPDWRLTLKTIRNGVHKIDTYLNAALDLFGGEDGLCHYSCSDGYKPVPRHGYKPPPPNGCGSPLFGVHFDIGIPSMTKCCNQHDRCYDTCGKDKHDCDEAFQFCLATICRNVQKTLGLSQSVQACESTVSLLFDAVMHLGCKPYLDSQRASCMCRYEEKLDL